The DNA sequence aaatgaaatttattattttttaaccaATATCCTGGTTAGATTTTGTTTTAATATTATAGTGCAGATAAGCCTTCGTGGAAGGGTGTAAGAGGCAATTTGACTGCTGACCTTGTAAACAACATAGAATACATGTGTTGGTGTTGCGTCTTGAAGAAGTCCAACACTATGAATGGGGGTCCCTGTGGGATTGGATGTTTGACGAAGCAAAGCCAACCTAACTTGTTGTAAAAGATGGCTGCATATAAATAAATGAATGTTAAGAAGGCAAGTCTATGTTCATCACATTGTTAAAGAAAAGGCATGCCTTTCATGTGTTGTTGCTGCTATGTAAGCGTTAGGGAAGTCAGGAATTGTTGGGGGTACGTTAGAGAGTACTTCAAGTGCATGCTTGCACGCAAGGACTGGACCAAGAGAGGGATGTGGAATTGCAGAGAGAGATTTTTAGAGGATTTCAATTTCTTAGCTTGTTGGTgagtatcaattttattaaacCCTCCAACTGTTTTAGATAAATGTTGTATTAGAAGAATACAAATATTAGATTTGAGGTCGTAGGAATTGTTTATTTTGGATGGACTTTTTATCCATTATAGATGGCCCCAAAggacaaatataaaaatattagcttttCTGCTTTTCAATCGATATATGAGATTAACTTATTGGGACCTTCCAGTTGGAAGAAATAGACTCCGTTAGAAAATGCGAGGAGGGGTGCCTATTTGATCTATTTGGCCTAACACACCATTTAATGGCTTATCCTCGATAGCTCACTTGCTTTTCTGAAATATTCGatagtgtttctttttttttggcaCATGAACTTGTCAAATTGAACACGAAAAGGCAACTCTTCCTTGGTCAATGTGATATTATTAGTGCCTCCTAAGTTAGCCTTCTTATACATCAGTATGTTAGGTGAAGTTGTGTTCATGGCATATCATTACTTTTAGCATTACTCTAGTGATTACGGCACTGCTTGTGAGAACTTACATTTGTATATACTCCATTTAGCAATACCCGCTATTCTCCATCTACGTACTAATCTACTGCTTGAGAGATCTTTTAGTTGTATTAATATGGATGGCATCTCTAATTTAAGGTAAAAGCCACTCCTAACCataaaattatgattattttggtttgacctgactataaGTGAAATTTGATTTGGAAATGATTTGTCAGTTTCGTCTTACCCATTCATAAAACAACTAGAAAAGATTGTTTCCAGAGGTGGTATGCATTGATGTAACATTCTATTGCTGATATTTTatctatattaaatatatatttgatgaGGTTATCGTATCATGTATAAGTCATCCGTCACGGTGACGAATGAAAACAATTGGATTCCTTTTGTAAATTTTGTATCGTAAGGCAATATCAGAAGGGCTTTGTCGGCCCAAAAATTTGGTAAGACAATCTAAGAAGAGCTTTATCGATCCAAGAATCAGTACGAAATAGCGCTCGAGAGTGATTCCTCTCAGCGAAACCTACAAAACAGGGCCTCCagacaaagaagaaagaaagtaaTTCTAATTAGATTTAGAGTAAAGAAACTTTACATGAGGTTGTCGTATCTTTTTGTTGGAGTCTCCCTATTCATATGGCTTTCTCTCCTTATCTCACATATGAGTGAGCTTGTTATACGGAAGGTGGgaggtggtgttgaatctcggattttgattatgaaaccaattgataagtatttataatttaatctacgttttgagtgacgcaggatacttcgatcaggatgagacaattaaagcaggaagaattatgttgggccgaaaGAAAATAtgacagaagattggacgtcgaaccggtggatcgatcgacgtatcgacaaaaggcttcaagctatggattcggacatcgggccaataagagaaaatattacgccaaggatatcgaagttgcggagtcaactggccgattggacaataggccgcaagagaggacgatgcgtcgaataatcggacgaagcttcgagggaccaatgacatgtcggacaacatgattcgatacttaatattaattgtcgagatcgaagtgtgttttacatgtgtaggattaactacgatagcaagacatgaagcaaaatgaagtcccggagtcaaagacATTATTTCGTTGGgagatcgagagttcgtcggaagtctggacgttcgttggaagttttatCGGAACCAGCCgaaaagtctcagagcttgctagagaagctcatcggaactcgccaagaagatcgtcgtgaagtctaggagcttgccaggagttcgccggaacattgtcgagagatcatcgaaagttcaccagaagatcgccgaaagaaactaGACTCACGGACttgttagcttagaatatgtcttaggaatcgtagttagcacgtaattggatttagatttgggccaacccaattaggggctagttgggcccatgtaaggattgtattggactcaatgagaggtccaaacaatgacccaTGAGGTGGCATcgtcgtcgtggcacaatctccgagactatgtcaagcggtggtaccaccgcctacaacctcTCGGAGGTCGACCcgttatactaattcacccttcTTCTTAGTGTCGACCCGTTCCTAATACGTGGaagttctcctcttctcctcgaaGATTTCATGACCCACTCTGCTTGCTACATCTGTTTTTTTTCTTAGAATAAAGCATCAGAATTGAGCTATGGTTAGGTGCTTCGATCTGTTTCGTAACTATTCATGGTGCAGGTCAACTTCAGGCACTACACGTGGGGAGAGAAGGGAAAAGAAGGAAATACCAGTCCAAGAGAAGAAATTTTTTGATCCTGCCATCTATCCGTTTACAAATATAAATTCTAGGAAGGAGAACGCCAACCTTCACAAACTGCTGTTCGTATGCTCTGTCTTCCCATTCTTACCTTTCTCATGGCCTGTGATAAGTTTGACTGTGTCCCCTACCTTGACATGTATTTTAGGCAGCACAAGTAAGACTACTAAGCTGCAACAGCATAATTCACCAAGCCTAATGCTAATTGGTAATCTAATTCACTATAGTTCGTCAAGGAAATTTAGTATAgtcatcttcaacatataacatgaagTGCAACTAATGCTAACCCTCATTATTATATTGCATGGCTGATCCATCTATTTAATCTGCTAGAAGAGAATGTAACACACTTAATGTTAAATGCAAAAGATGACAATATAgtcatcttcaacatataacatgaagTACAACTAATGCTAACCCTCATTATTATATTGCATGGCTGATCCATCTATTTAATCTGCTAGAAGAGAATGTAACACACTAAATGTTAAATGCAAAAGATGACAATAgtcatcttcaacatataacatgaagTACAACTAATGCTAACCCTCATTATTATATTGCATGGCTGATCCATCTATTCAATCTGCTAGAAGAGAATGTAACACACTAAatgttaaatgaaaaagatgacaATATAgtcatcttcaacatataacatgaagTACAACCAATGCTAACCCTCATTATTATATTGCATGGCTGATCCATCTATTTAATCTGCTAGAAGAGAATGTAACACACTAAATGTTAAATACAAAAGATGACAATATTAGAACCAGCATCACATTTTTGGTCTGCTTATTCTTGAACTATGTAAGAACTTGGAGATTCCAAATATTACTTATATGAGTTATTAAAATTTCTCTAGCACACTAAATAATTGGAAGATCGTTTAAGGCAGCTTCTCATATGTATATTTGCCAACTACCCTACTTCAGAATTTACATACCATCTTATGCCTAACCTGACCTGTTGGAAATCATATTTTCTACATCTCAATGTTGTGGTTTCCAAatgctcttttgttttttttttgggttcaaaAGGTAACCGGTGAGGATGAGAATTGATCCTCAGATCTTACCATCAAACTAGACTAGAGTAGTCATaaccaaaaatatttttcatcacaTTACCCTTAGATGGTGTTGCTTAGGAACAAAACTGGCTAGCTTTAGGAATCCAATATTGTCTTCTATTCCGAAGAGGACCTTACTTGTTTTTAAGATTTTATGAAGTAATTTACATAAGAATCTTGGTGGTTCTAATAAAAATGAGAAatgtttttatatgtttcaaaGATAAAGGATaacaaatgttttattttgttctcacttaatcttaaactcttgtttatatattttaaataattttataatatttattatcattCATTACAGAAAAGGATCGAGTATggtatttttttttgttaataaacAAAAAACATTATAACGACATTCAAAAGGACTATAATAAccaatttgatgaaataaaatattataatctatTCAAAAGCTTTATGATGATGTTTCGAGAAAGAAGGAGAACTCGAAACTAAAAAAGGAatgtaaaaattaataaataaaaaatatatcagaaaatcGATAAAAGATTAACGTAATTTTGTATGTACTAGAAAGCTTATAtctatagagaaaaataaatttcttatgaaatcaattataagatCATTGAATTATCTTCACTCAGTACAAATCCCTTGTATATCCTCTTATAAATACCGTAAAAGATTTACATCTTTTTTCCCACTCTTTTTGAAAATTATGTAGGAAAACCCTCTCGAGATTTTAGAGAATAACTTAGAAACACACCAAGTATTCTTCATATTTTGTTCTCTTTCATTATAATGAATAATCAAATCTTCTTCATTCATAAGGATTCTTAAGATTCCTCGttatatttgtttcttttctcccatatttttttttaaattttagagaaaaatattttgagaataattataaaaaaaattaaaacataatTTTTAACATTTATTTCTTTTACGAGGACTCTTCTTAATATTCTGATTTCTTGTTGATTATGAGAATATcaaaaatacttatcaatcttAATGTATCTATCCCAATTCGATCCACTTTATTAtggttttaaaaaataattatttatgaaggaattatattttaaaatccacCTTTTGATTAGTACGAAGAAATTATTTATGAaggaattatattttaaaatccacCTAAAAAATTCGACTGCTGGCTATCTGCATTTAATAGGCGCTGTGATGCCTGACGCCACGACCGGTCACTCTGGTGGATGACCCGTCGGCGACTTAGCGTCCACGGGGATCGAACGGCGGATCCTAATTTATGGGTAAACGAGGGCTTCTCTAGTTGCGGATATCTTTCTTTCCTCAGATACCCGTCTTCTCCTGGTAGTCGATTGGACTGAGATCAAAGCCCTCCAAGGTATCTTTCTTCTCATACGCCTTTTTGTCCATGTTTGCTCTGTTGCTTCTCTTTGATTCGGAGGATTGTGAGTTTTGATGATTGGGCTTTCCAATTTGACGCGATCTCGATTCGATGGGGGTTCTACTTTTCATGCTAAGAATCCGATTTAAAGAAGGGCAAGAAAGTTGGAGTCCAATTATGTTAAAGAAATATCTAAGGGCTTTCACCATGATTATACGGACAACCACAAAATTACTGATTCTTTAAGCGTGAAGAATTTTGCACTTTGGTTTGCACGTAGGTACAAAAACCTCTGTTCAAGCATTATGGATCAGAACATATAATCTGGGGAGATGTTTTTGAGTTGCTATTGGGCGCGTCAATCATTCTTCTGGAAACGAGTAGCAATTTTGAATGCGGAAGCAGCATGATTGTCTCGTCCAAAAATGATCTGATTCTGGAATGACGCAGGGTGTACTAGATAGTCATTTGTATGAGTTTTTGCTGATTTCGACATATAGTTTTGGGAAATGATTTTAAGTTGCTATTGGACGTGTCAATCATTTTTGGGATAGCAGTTTGCGTGTTTTGACTGTGGAAGCAGCATAATTATCTCGTCCAAAAATAATCTGATACTGTAATGGCCCAGGAATTTAGAAGACTGTACATGCTGCAATATATAGAAAACTAGTTGGAGTTATACAAGTTGTGCCTATGAAATATTAGATTGTAAAATCTATTTAATTTTGTAACGTTGGCGAAGAAAATATGAAACCACAAATGTGAGAAAGCAAGTGTCTCGATTCAATTCAACCTACATGGGAAGAGAATCTAATAAATTACAAGAGAGCAAAAGGCACACTTGTGCTGGTgagaattaaaaatattttaataaactaCTAGAAGTTTTAGATTCTACTTTTCAAAGGAAAAACTTAGATTCTTTGGTTATATGTAACGGAGTTCACCAATAAAATTTTTTGGCTTGGTTGTTCTGTTCGGTTTGTTTCATGTGTGACTGCTTTGGTTAGGAAATATttatcgggggggggggggggggggtgaaaatTTTAAATGTGTCATAAAGCAGGGACAGATATTGTTGCTACTATTTACTTTTAGGCCATTTTTAGTCATCTCTTACTATTTGATATTGTACTCACTAATTTTATGACTGTTGAACGAAATGTTTGTTTAAAAGTTTTAAATCAATATTATAGTTTCTTTTCCACAGGAAATAGTTGTAAGCTGGATCAAGTTGGATTTATCATACATTTAGACCAGCTACAATGTGGTTGAACAGAGATTCTTGGCGTTGGGCTTTGGGTTTGATATGCATAGTTGCAGTAGCTACTATATGGATTGCTGCTAGTTATATAGTTAAATCAGTTGTAGATTCTGGTGTTTCTCCTTTTCTAATAAcctatatatgcaattcattgttcGTGGTACTTATACCAATTGTGGAGATTTCTCGGTGTCTTGAGGATACATTGGAGAATTCTTGGTACTGGTTCAGAAGCAAGAATGATTCAGATGGGCAACAATCAGATAATCTGGAGAATGTAAATCTTCTAGTGGAGAGTTGTCATGATACTGGACCACTTGTTATAATGAGTCATAGTCAGCGGGAAATTGTTTCTGTGGTTGATTCTAGACTTGAAGATTCTGTCTCTAGCAATGCATTCACTGAGCAAGAACGATATGTGATCACTGATGAATGCAGGAAACAAGTGGATGCGAAGGGGCGCTGGACTCGCACTCGTGTAGCTAAAGTCAGCCTGCTGATATGCCCTTTTTGGTTCTTTGCTCAATTGACATTTAATCTCTCTCTTAAATACACGTCTGTGACGGTAGGTACCAAAGAATAATGAATGGCAATTGATGTTTGCACTTCTTTGTTTTTCCTCTTTTACATTCTCTTTCTAGTAGCATTCTAATTAATCTGTTCTCTTTTCCACAGTCAAATACTATTTTGAGCAGCACTTCTAGCCTTTTCACTTTCTTGGTTGCTCTGGCATTTTTAGGAGAAAAGTTCACATGGGTGAAGCTATTTAGTGTCCTTCTCTGCATGGGAGGAACAATAATAGTCAGCTTAACTGATTCAATTTCAGGAATTAATGCCATTGTGACCAACCCTCTTCTTGGAGATATTCTTGCTCTCGTTTCGGCAGGGCTATATGCTGTTTATATCACCCTGATTCGGAAAAAATTGTCTgatgagaaagagggagaaggtcAAGCTAGCACCGCTCAGTTTCTTGGATTTCTTGGTTTGTTTAATCTGCTGATCTTTCTTCCTGTTTCGTTAATGTTGGATTTCACAAAGCTAGAGCCATTTCACAAGCTTAGTTGGAAGCAATTTGGTCTTATTGTTGGAAAAGGTTGGTTGTCTATTTGTGTTCATCTCATGTTCGTAAAAGTTTTTGTAGAAGTACTTGTTTATGATATCATTATATACTTCTTGACATATATACTCTTTTACTGTATGAATCATCATAGGAAGCTCTTCTGTTCTTCCTTTCTTCAGTATCGTAACAGTTTGGTTGAAATTATGCTCCATTTCTTTATCCAAATTTGAAAGCCTGGGTAAATCTTTCAAGTAGTTAAATCTGTTTACATCCTCCTATTACAGTAGGAATAGTGCTAACTAATTAGGTTTCAGCCTTGCAGCATATCACTCATATTTGAGTTAAGGGGCTTTCCAGTATATGAGGCTCCCACCAATGTAGGTTTGGGAGGGTCTATGTATGCAACAAAAAAGccatttaattattttttggttAATGCATAAAAAAATGCTAATATTTACTGTTTCTAATGTATTTTTGTAAGCACACTTTATAGCCGTCATGTGCAATGCCAGATTTTTATAAAGTTTCTAGCGTGAGGCATTCTTAGCATGAGAGCCAACAATCCCCTATCATCACAAAATATTCTATGAAGTGACGTATGACttatctttttaaaaaaaatttggtgCAGGAGAATCTATAATACATGGCAGTATATTTAAGGTTAAGCAGTCCCCATCTTTTAAATCTCTCTTGTGACGTCACATTTTGCATAGAATGTGACATAAAGAGGAGGTGGAAAAGGGGAAACTTTTTCATGAATTACTTGTCATAAAGCCTTTTGAATTCTTGAGTATTTGGTTGGAGCTTTAGGACTTCCTTATAGAGAACTTCAGAATTGCTCTATCGTAAACCACTATATCCTCCTTTTTCTCCCTTCTCAAAGGATAAAAGCAAATTCTTATATTCTAACTGTTGGTAGATTTTTAATTAAGTTTGAAATTTTGTAAGTTTCTTTTAGATCAATTTTAGTAATACTAGGAGACAAAAGGATATAGTTAAGTTAGTAGGATAAGAAGTTCCATTAAGTAAAAATTTGAAGTATCttgaatcaattattcaataagatgaagagattgataaagatattatttatatagtAAAAATAGGATGATTAAAATGGTGAAGAGCGTTAGTAGTTATGATCACATATTTTTGAGAttataagaaaattttatatgataattGTTAGACCAACAATGTTTTATCGATTTGAGTATTGGATAGTTAAGAAATAACATATATAAGAAGTTTGTGCTTCTGAGATGAGAATGTTAAGGTGAATGCGTGGAGTTAGCaggaaagataagaaaagaaatatCTTTATTTATGAACAAGGAGTATCGCCTCGATAGAGGATAAaatgtgaaaaaaattatttaagatggtaCAAACATGTGCATAGGAGACATACTATTAGTAGTACGAGAATAGACAATAGTTAGAACAAGTGAAATGATTATTATTAATAGTGTGAGGAGAGGCACAGAGAGACCCAAAaagatttttataaaaattat is a window from the Musa acuminata AAA Group cultivar baxijiao chromosome BXJ2-1, Cavendish_Baxijiao_AAA, whole genome shotgun sequence genome containing:
- the LOC135599023 gene encoding uncharacterized vacuolar membrane protein YML018C-like, translating into MWLNRDSWRWALGLICIVAVATIWIAASYIVKSVVDSGVSPFLITYICNSLFVVLIPIVEISRCLEDTLENSWYWFRSKNDSDGQQSDNLENVNLLVESCHDTGPLVIMSHSQREIVSVVDSRLEDSVSSNAFTEQERYVITDECRKQVDAKGRWTRTRVAKVSLLICPFWFFAQLTFNLSLKYTSVTSNTILSSTSSLFTFLVALAFLGEKFTWVKLFSVLLCMGGTIIVSLTDSISGINAIVTNPLLGDILALVSAGLYAVYITLIRKKLSDEKEGEGQASTAQFLGFLGLFNLLIFLPVSLMLDFTKLEPFHKLSWKQFGLIVGKGLLDNVLSDYLWAKAVHLTTTTVATAGLTIQVPIAAVVDSLTGNAPRLMDYVGAVAVLAGFAGINVPSDDLCGAQVIQEEQETTSTVVADER